One part of the candidate division WOR-3 bacterium genome encodes these proteins:
- a CDS encoding thymidine phosphorylase, whose product MGYNFLDILIKKRNGEKLDASEIESLINDYTAGLIPDYQFAAFLMAVYFQGMDFEETTFLTKAMLQSGSILDLSDIKLPKIDKHSTGGVGDKISLILTPLVASCGICIPMISGRSLGHTGGTLDKLEAIPKFRTDLSLTEFKKQLKTINAGFIGQTQEIAPADRLIYSLRDVTATVESIPLITASIMSKKLAENLDGLVLDVKFGNGAFMKDYKKAKQLAHYLVQTGKKFGVKTIAVLTDMNDPLGAYVGNALEVMEAIECLKGKGPPDLMELTFTLALLMLKLAEVKGGTRLLKEKIVRGEALRKFKEIIIAQGGDAQVIEDYGRLPIAQKRRLFHAQKSGYIQRIDTQKLGILATKLGAGRLKKEDQIDPGCGFRIYKKTGARVDKGEPLVEIFSDDKQKAEAILNELPSVFLIGKKPNYRYLIREIIR is encoded by the coding sequence ATGGGATATAATTTCCTTGATATCCTCATCAAAAAAAGAAACGGGGAGAAACTCGATGCTTCTGAGATTGAATCATTGATTAATGATTATACCGCCGGTCTGATCCCTGATTATCAATTCGCTGCCTTCCTAATGGCGGTCTATTTTCAAGGTATGGATTTTGAAGAAACAACCTTTTTAACCAAAGCCATGCTCCAATCCGGCTCCATTCTCGATTTATCAGACATTAAACTGCCAAAGATAGACAAACACTCCACCGGCGGGGTAGGCGACAAAATCTCCCTAATTCTCACCCCGCTCGTTGCCAGCTGTGGTATCTGTATACCCATGATTTCCGGTCGGAGTTTGGGTCATACCGGAGGTACCCTGGATAAACTGGAGGCAATTCCTAAATTCAGAACCGATCTGAGTTTGACGGAATTTAAAAAACAGCTAAAAACAATCAATGCTGGTTTTATTGGACAAACCCAGGAGATTGCACCGGCAGACCGATTAATTTACAGTCTACGGGATGTCACTGCCACGGTTGAATCTATTCCGTTGATCACAGCCAGTATCATGTCCAAAAAGCTTGCTGAAAACCTTGATGGTCTGGTGCTGGATGTAAAATTCGGCAATGGCGCATTTATGAAAGATTATAAAAAAGCAAAACAACTTGCCCATTATCTGGTCCAGACCGGCAAGAAATTCGGAGTAAAAACGATCGCTGTTTTGACCGACATGAATGATCCCCTGGGTGCTTATGTGGGTAATGCCCTGGAGGTTATGGAGGCGATCGAATGCCTAAAAGGAAAAGGTCCTCCAGACCTAATGGAACTCACCTTCACCCTTGCATTACTGATGCTTAAGCTTGCGGAAGTAAAGGGAGGAACAAGACTTTTAAAAGAAAAAATTGTGAGGGGTGAGGCATTGAGGAAGTTCAAGGAGATCATCATTGCCCAGGGAGGTGATGCGCAAGTGATAGAAGACTACGGAAGACTACCCATCGCCCAAAAGCGCCGTCTATTTCATGCACAAAAGAGTGGTTATATCCAAAGGATTGATACACAAAAACTGGGTATTTTAGCGACGAAACTGGGGGCTGGGCGATTAAAAAAGGAAGACCAGATCGACCCGGGTTGTGGTTTTAGAATTTACAAAAAGACAGGGGCACGGGTTGATAAGGGAGAACCGCTGGTAGAAATCTTCTCTGATGATAAACAAAAGGCAGAAGCAATCCTCAATGAATTACCCTCGGTGTTTTTGATTGGCAAAAAGCCTAATTACCGATACTTAATCAGGGAGATTATCCGGTGA
- a CDS encoding T9SS type A sorting domain-containing protein, whose protein sequence is MGYLLMGFMILAASRGHETKVGQTIVWSFETGWQDWTHTSSYQFPNAWGIASSNLYPGWRPPDAQDFCLWFDDASAGPGAPVFKDTALSPLIVPDSTTTWLKWGVTYNFFGGAERLEMGIKYFDDSTWRVVPLRIYTSDVLGQWDSADVSAYKIYPKIQVYVYYDDGGGWQWYGAIDNVTINGMLYIPDHDVGTIAILQPPENLLPHTIYHPTAIFKNFGGNQEVFQGHFQIDSSGIVIYHRIQNVTLYPGADTTITFDEWRSGVNVGMSYLFKAFTVLTSDMNPLNDTLVKTGIVNQTFWEILPAQFPQPSSGHSLATLHNGRYMVFGLNTSAGYTHQTWIYEINSDQWIAGPINPYGCGAYGTAQGVRGKYYRIGGTDSWPTPIARVEIYDPVSSQWTRGADCPMANIDMVSGVYKDSLIFTFGGGNWGGIVLPHTNVYFYDTYLDNWSQATNIPGPGRGCAAGGIIDTFAIVACGYDGSAVYRSDYIVGRINPNNCAQINWSTPALIPGMVGRYRVPSGIDRINKELWLVCGQITGGTSDEIWSYNPYTNTWTNWNRPKPHPVGNVSPIVVTLTALGDLGIFIASGYLGGTLISEHEVFHTGYSPGIEENFSLEKNPSQVLIKLPNPTGAHVPITYTTTKTGTVTLHIYDVTGRLVRRLVNRVHEPAGAKTVYWDGEDDHKRCVPGGIYFIKLEAENRVISKKFVLIR, encoded by the coding sequence ATGGGATATTTGTTGATGGGATTTATGATACTTGCAGCAAGCAGAGGACATGAGACTAAGGTTGGTCAGACAATCGTCTGGTCATTTGAAACGGGATGGCAAGACTGGACACACACCAGTAGCTATCAATTCCCCAATGCCTGGGGTATCGCAAGCTCCAATCTATACCCGGGTTGGAGACCACCTGATGCCCAAGATTTCTGTTTATGGTTTGATGATGCATCGGCTGGTCCTGGCGCACCTGTGTTTAAAGATACTGCCCTTTCTCCGCTCATTGTTCCGGATTCCACCACCACCTGGTTAAAATGGGGTGTAACATACAATTTCTTCGGCGGTGCAGAACGGTTAGAGATGGGGATTAAATATTTTGATGATAGCACCTGGCGTGTCGTGCCTTTAAGAATTTACACCTCCGATGTTTTAGGGCAATGGGATTCGGCAGATGTTAGTGCCTATAAGATCTATCCAAAAATCCAGGTTTATGTCTACTATGATGACGGCGGTGGCTGGCAATGGTATGGGGCAATTGACAATGTAACGATAAATGGAATGTTATACATACCGGACCATGATGTGGGCACGATTGCCATTCTTCAACCTCCGGAGAATCTGCTGCCCCATACGATATATCATCCTACCGCAATATTTAAAAACTTCGGAGGGAATCAAGAGGTTTTCCAGGGCCACTTTCAAATCGACTCTTCAGGGATTGTTATCTATCACCGCATTCAGAATGTAACTCTTTATCCGGGCGCGGATACTACCATCACCTTTGACGAATGGAGGAGTGGTGTCAATGTCGGTATGTCTTACTTATTCAAAGCATTTACCGTTTTAACCAGTGATATGAATCCCCTGAATGATACATTGGTGAAAACTGGTATCGTTAATCAAACATTCTGGGAGATTCTGCCGGCTCAGTTTCCACAGCCGAGCTCCGGGCACTCCCTGGCAACATTGCATAATGGTCGATATATGGTATTCGGACTCAATACCTCAGCGGGTTATACCCATCAGACCTGGATTTATGAGATAAATTCAGATCAGTGGATTGCGGGACCAATCAATCCCTATGGGTGTGGGGCTTACGGAACAGCCCAGGGGGTTCGGGGTAAATATTACCGGATAGGTGGTACTGATTCTTGGCCCACACCCATAGCCCGGGTCGAGATCTACGATCCTGTTTCTTCACAGTGGACAAGGGGTGCAGATTGTCCGATGGCTAATATTGATATGGTTTCTGGTGTTTATAAAGATTCCCTCATTTTCACTTTCGGAGGTGGTAACTGGGGAGGCATCGTCTTACCCCATACCAATGTTTACTTTTATGATACATACCTTGATAATTGGAGCCAAGCGACCAATATCCCTGGTCCGGGTCGGGGTTGTGCAGCAGGTGGAATAATTGATACCTTTGCTATTGTGGCCTGTGGCTATGATGGTTCAGCGGTCTACCGGAGTGATTATATTGTGGGCAGGATAAACCCCAATAACTGCGCACAAATCAACTGGAGCACACCTGCACTGATCCCGGGAATGGTGGGTCGGTATCGGGTGCCCAGTGGTATAGACCGGATAAACAAAGAGCTCTGGCTTGTTTGTGGCCAGATAACCGGAGGGACCAGCGATGAGATCTGGTCTTATAACCCATACACCAATACCTGGACAAACTGGAATAGACCAAAACCACATCCAGTAGGAAATGTTTCACCAATCGTGGTGACCCTGACGGCACTGGGCGACTTAGGTATATTTATTGCCAGTGGTTACTTGGGCGGAACTTTGATTTCGGAGCACGAAGTTTTCCATACTGGCTATTCTCCAGGCATTGAGGAAAACTTTTCCCTTGAAAAAAATCCATCGCAGGTTCTCATCAAGTTGCCTAACCCGACAGGCGCACATGTTCCAATCACTTATACTACCACTAAAACCGGCACAGTCACCCTGCATATTTACGATGTCACGGGCCGGCTGGTGCGGCGGCTGGTCAATCGGGTGCATGAGCCTGCCGGGGCAAAGACTGTTTACTGGGATGGTGAGGATGATCACAAAAGGTGCGTTCCCGGTGGGATTTACTTTATAAAACTTGAGGCGGAAAATAGAGTGATTAGTAAAAAATTTGTTCTTATCAGATAA
- the pilM gene encoding type IV pilus assembly protein PilM → MFGKKKRVVGLDIGSSQTKVVELLPGKTKRLLNYGISKILPDAIVEGEIIDREAVLDSIKTLFETRNITTRDVVIGLAGRDVIIKRIVMDRLSEAETREQIKWEAEQYVPFDINEVSLDFDVVNPNYGENQQEVVLVAAKNELINNLTALLKEINLNPVIIDTAAFALQNAFEYNYQPSPDELIALVNIGAGMTIINVIKGGSSLLARDVYYGVNSYINKLQKEIGFNYEDAANAVKGTIPVGASSDSIHAVFESFVNDLSTQIERSLQFLSTVTGEERVNKMYITGGGALIANMVDYLKRRLNMNVEIFNPFKNILYDPSIFAPEGVEVVGPLLTQAVGLALRGD, encoded by the coding sequence ATGTTTGGAAAAAAGAAGAGAGTGGTCGGTCTTGATATTGGGTCAAGCCAAACCAAGGTAGTAGAACTTCTTCCCGGCAAGACCAAGAGATTATTAAATTACGGTATTTCCAAAATCTTGCCGGATGCAATTGTGGAAGGTGAGATTATCGACCGTGAAGCAGTTCTGGACTCAATAAAAACGCTTTTTGAGACTAGGAACATCACCACTCGGGATGTGGTGATTGGTTTAGCAGGTAGGGATGTGATAATAAAAAGAATCGTAATGGACCGCCTCAGTGAAGCCGAGACCCGGGAACAGATAAAATGGGAGGCGGAACAATATGTACCCTTTGATATCAATGAAGTATCTCTTGATTTTGATGTGGTCAATCCGAATTACGGTGAAAATCAGCAAGAAGTGGTGTTGGTTGCAGCAAAGAACGAACTCATAAACAACCTCACAGCCCTTTTAAAGGAAATAAATTTAAATCCTGTGATCATTGACACCGCGGCATTTGCGCTCCAGAATGCCTTTGAATACAACTATCAACCCAGTCCCGATGAGCTCATCGCCTTGGTTAATATCGGGGCGGGCATGACGATAATCAATGTTATAAAGGGTGGTTCCTCATTGCTTGCTCGTGATGTTTATTACGGTGTCAACTCTTATATCAATAAGTTGCAGAAAGAGATCGGTTTTAACTATGAGGATGCCGCAAATGCCGTAAAAGGAACAATTCCGGTGGGAGCCTCGAGCGATTCAATCCACGCAGTTTTTGAGTCCTTTGTTAATGACCTGAGCACACAGATTGAGAGAAGTCTACAATTTCTTTCTACGGTGACCGGAGAAGAACGTGTGAACAAGATGTACATAACCGGTGGGGGTGCACTAATTGCAAATATGGTTGATTACCTGAAACGAAGATTGAATATGAATGTAGAAATTTTCAATCCCTTTAAGAACATTTTATATGACCCCTCCATCTTTGCACCCGAAGGGGTTGAGGTTGTGGGACCGCTTCTTACTCAGGCTGTCGGACTTGCATTAAGGGGGGACTAA
- a CDS encoding PilN domain-containing protein produces the protein MIKINLSPSPKKAKAPKAKAAKPGAPAIKLPAVKLGALYILGIAVVVIIIALFLIIQSSKIGGLNRDITQLQTKLDELKVYVATVDSLKKREKELMTLLSPIKELNRNRFLIAHILDEISARLPEFTWLTMLNVSSQNIDIKGTTASNLLVAEFMNRLEESPYIGNVDLTVLEKKTVEKQEMMEFTLTANVKIDSAGGTR, from the coding sequence ATGATAAAAATAAATCTATCGCCTAGCCCTAAAAAGGCGAAAGCGCCAAAGGCAAAAGCCGCAAAACCCGGGGCCCCAGCCATTAAGTTACCCGCCGTGAAATTGGGTGCCCTTTATATCCTGGGAATTGCGGTGGTTGTGATCATTATCGCGCTATTTCTGATTATACAATCGAGTAAGATTGGTGGATTAAACCGTGATATTACCCAATTACAGACGAAACTTGATGAATTAAAAGTGTATGTCGCCACGGTGGATAGCTTGAAAAAACGCGAGAAGGAATTAATGACCCTCCTCAGCCCAATTAAAGAACTAAATAGGAATAGATTTCTTATTGCTCACATCCTCGATGAGATATCTGCACGCCTCCCAGAATTCACATGGCTGACAATGCTCAATGTTTCTTCCCAGAACATTGACATCAAGGGCACGACTGCATCGAATCTACTCGTTGCGGAATTTATGAATCGTCTGGAGGAATCACCCTACATTGGCAATGTCGACCTCACGGTTCTGGAAAAAAAGACTGTGGAGAAACAGGAGATGATGGAGTTTACCTTAACCGCAAATGTTAAGATTGATTCAGCAGGAGGTACAAGATGA
- the pilO gene encoding type 4a pilus biogenesis protein PilO, whose amino-acid sequence MNLKETKTQQAIAFFIILIIVLVLFFKLPYAANQKKIEALTARKDSLQIKVQEAEAAKARLPELQATIARLEAEWEVAKEMLPQEKEIPKLIQQISNSGTKAGVSFLLFKPGGPVARQNYSEIPVQIKVACGYHQLGRFLSNLGNLPRIVNVPSVKIVPGKDRSTEAELQAITYTVAKTQEVPSGIPRRR is encoded by the coding sequence ATGAATTTAAAGGAGACAAAAACCCAACAGGCGATTGCGTTTTTTATTATTTTGATAATTGTGCTCGTGCTCTTTTTCAAACTCCCCTATGCTGCGAATCAGAAAAAGATTGAAGCCCTTACCGCAAGAAAAGATTCATTGCAGATAAAAGTTCAGGAAGCCGAAGCGGCGAAAGCCCGGCTCCCGGAATTGCAGGCGACGATTGCCCGACTGGAAGCCGAATGGGAAGTGGCGAAAGAGATGTTGCCTCAGGAAAAAGAGATTCCAAAATTGATTCAGCAGATCTCTAATTCGGGTACCAAAGCGGGTGTCAGTTTTCTTTTATTCAAACCTGGTGGCCCGGTGGCGAGACAGAATTATTCCGAGATTCCTGTTCAGATAAAGGTGGCTTGTGGCTATCATCAACTGGGGAGATTTCTTTCCAATCTCGGCAATCTTCCCCGGATTGTTAATGTGCCTTCGGTGAAGATCGTTCCGGGGAAGGATCGAAGCACCGAAGCCGAATTGCAGGCAATTACTTACACTGTGGCTAAAACACAGGAGGTGCCAAGTGGTATTCCACGCCGTCGCTAA
- a CDS encoding secretin N-terminal domain-containing protein, with protein sequence MKFLLTILSILALLNGTIIKDIVVKSEGVNTKLVIESDGPFIANAFSLKDPSRLVVDCSGVSSALTGRSYVLNSGGIKEISITGFAGQPDLVRVVAKLNQDYSFLTTTEGNNFIVTLLTGLTAPIPTWQALTAQAMSTVPTEAPPPVVPTARPPVSITGRPISIDLENADILTVLRALSEYAGVNIVAGKDVKGTVTVRLHNVPWKQALEIILRAAGYAYREDPGVIRVDTAENLDKQDFDLPLISNIYKLEFANPSEMLNKIQAMLSPKGKANVDERTNSVVVTDVEPIHEKIKQLVKLLDTPTPQVEIMAKVVDIDASQSQGLGINWTLKGLESRLLRVDVTSNPTPAIAGYGVFNVGTVPSLAQVNATINMLEEKGKANTISAPRVSAVDNKKASILGGQRFGIPTRDMAGNTVIQFYTVGTKLEVTPHINSLEEITMEIHAEVSELDRASALAGRPIITTSEADTRVLVKDGNTVVIGGFIRKKETKNVRGIPILKNIPIIGALFRETTTTYEDRELLIFITPTIIK encoded by the coding sequence ATGAAATTTTTGTTAACAATTCTTTCAATTCTCGCACTGCTCAATGGAACAATCATCAAGGATATAGTGGTAAAATCGGAAGGAGTTAATACCAAATTGGTCATTGAATCCGATGGTCCTTTCATCGCCAATGCATTCAGTTTGAAGGATCCCTCAAGATTGGTTGTTGACTGTTCAGGGGTTTCCAGTGCGCTCACCGGTAGAAGTTATGTTCTCAATAGCGGCGGGATAAAAGAGATCTCCATCACTGGCTTTGCCGGGCAACCCGACTTGGTCCGGGTAGTCGCCAAACTGAATCAGGATTATTCTTTTTTAACCACCACTGAAGGTAACAATTTTATCGTAACCTTGCTCACCGGACTCACAGCACCTATCCCCACCTGGCAGGCTTTGACAGCCCAGGCGATGAGCACCGTCCCCACCGAAGCACCTCCACCGGTAGTTCCTACTGCCCGGCCACCAGTAAGTATCACAGGCCGGCCGATCAGCATCGACCTTGAAAATGCCGATATTTTAACCGTTTTGCGGGCACTCTCTGAGTATGCTGGGGTGAACATTGTCGCGGGAAAGGATGTAAAGGGAACGGTTACGGTGAGATTGCATAATGTTCCTTGGAAACAGGCATTGGAGATAATTCTACGAGCAGCTGGGTATGCATACCGTGAGGATCCTGGTGTGATTCGGGTCGATACCGCAGAAAACCTTGATAAACAAGATTTTGATCTGCCTCTTATTTCTAACATCTATAAACTGGAATTTGCTAATCCTTCTGAGATGTTAAATAAAATACAGGCGATGCTTTCACCCAAGGGTAAGGCAAATGTCGATGAACGGACGAATTCGGTGGTTGTGACGGATGTGGAGCCGATTCACGAAAAGATTAAACAGTTGGTCAAACTTCTCGACACCCCGACACCTCAAGTAGAAATTATGGCGAAGGTGGTGGATATCGATGCCTCGCAGTCTCAGGGATTGGGTATCAACTGGACACTCAAAGGGCTGGAAAGCAGACTTTTGAGAGTTGATGTGACAAGTAATCCCACCCCAGCAATCGCGGGTTATGGGGTTTTCAATGTTGGTACGGTTCCATCCTTGGCCCAGGTAAATGCTACAATAAACATGCTCGAAGAGAAGGGCAAGGCAAATACCATCTCAGCACCACGGGTTTCAGCAGTGGATAACAAAAAGGCATCAATACTCGGTGGTCAGCGTTTCGGTATCCCAACCCGAGATATGGCAGGTAATACGGTTATTCAATTCTATACCGTGGGTACAAAACTGGAAGTTACTCCTCACATCAATTCCCTCGAAGAAATAACGATGGAGATCCATGCTGAGGTAAGTGAATTAGACCGTGCTTCAGCCCTTGCCGGACGTCCGATAATCACCACTTCCGAGGCCGATACCAGGGTTTTGGTGAAAGATGGGAATACCGTGGTCATCGGTGGTTTTATCCGAAAGAAAGAAACAAAGAATGTGCGGGGGATACCGATTCTTAAAAATATTCCCATCATCGGTGCTTTATTCCGTGAGACGACAACAACTTACGAAGACCGCGAGTTGTTGATATTTATTACGCCCACGATAATTAAATAA
- the rsmD gene encoding 16S rRNA (guanine(966)-N(2))-methyltransferase RsmD encodes MKILTGIYKGRNIKTAPTGIRPTKAIVRAAVFNILGDLVIDASVLDIFAGTGAMGIEALSRGARFCVFIEKDPHVLFKNIKMLKLQKQVRVIKQDFRPGLKKIKDMNFDIVFIDPPYQRRYLTEVLKILLFLNLITKGSVVVAEYSGFNLPSIPEEYSIIKTKRYGETIVSFLKLKESE; translated from the coding sequence ATGAAGATTTTAACGGGAATCTATAAAGGTAGGAACATTAAGACTGCTCCAACCGGAATCAGACCGACGAAAGCGATAGTTCGTGCAGCAGTATTCAATATCCTTGGCGACTTGGTTATTGATGCCTCAGTGCTTGATATCTTTGCCGGAACTGGAGCGATGGGTATTGAAGCCCTTTCCCGTGGAGCAAGATTTTGTGTTTTCATCGAAAAAGATCCCCATGTTCTTTTCAAAAATATTAAGATGTTAAAACTCCAGAAGCAAGTGAGGGTAATAAAACAGGATTTTCGGCCGGGTTTAAAGAAGATCAAGGATATGAATTTTGATATTGTGTTTATTGATCCACCTTACCAGAGAAGATATCTTACAGAGGTCTTAAAGATCCTGCTCTTTTTAAATCTTATCACCAAAGGAAGTGTTGTGGTTGCAGAATATTCGGGTTTCAATCTTCCATCCATCCCTGAGGAATATTCCATAATAAAGACCAAACGGTATGGTGAAACAATAGTTTCTTTTTTAAAATTAAAGGAGAGTGAATGA
- the coaD gene encoding pantetheine-phosphate adenylyltransferase, which produces MRKAVYAGTFDPITYGHVDVINRAIRIFDKIIVGVSARPKKTLFTLEERIDMIQEIFKNNPRVTVRGFSSLLVEFVESVSARTIIRGIRAVSDFDYEFQMALMNRKLNPDIETLFLMPSENYIFISSSLVKEIAALGGDVSKLVPPPVKKRLMEKFNIKP; this is translated from the coding sequence ATGAGAAAGGCGGTCTATGCCGGAACATTTGATCCCATCACCTACGGTCATGTAGATGTGATAAACCGGGCAATAAGGATTTTTGATAAGATAATCGTGGGTGTCAGTGCCCGTCCAAAAAAAACACTATTCACCCTTGAGGAGAGAATCGATATGATACAGGAGATATTTAAAAATAATCCTCGCGTGACCGTTAGGGGTTTTTCTTCGTTGTTAGTGGAATTTGTTGAGTCGGTATCGGCCCGGACGATAATTCGGGGAATCCGTGCGGTTTCTGATTTTGATTATGAATTTCAGATGGCGCTGATGAACCGGAAATTGAATCCAGATATCGAAACCCTTTTTTTGATGCCTTCAGAGAATTATATCTTTATCAGTTCTTCGTTAGTCAAAGAAATTGCGGCGCTGGGTGGAGATGTCTCAAAACTGGTGCCACCGCCTGTGAAAAAAAGATTGATGGAGAAGTTTAATATTAAACCTTGA
- a CDS encoding long-chain fatty acid--CoA ligase codes for MKTLGEIFEHSVKNYPEKIALKKGNTVYTYAQLKDRVLALQQYLLHLGLKPKERFAILGENSPEWAISYLGILRAGLVCVPLDALHSEAELLHILRESEAKGVLVSELHKYKIVGLKGDLKRLKWIISMEEIKKLPTPTGEHSIKIEPDALAVLIFTSGTTGLAKAVMLSHKNIIANLQSIEKVIPVYPTDTFVSIIPMHHTFEATCGFLYPLYRGVSIYYPPSLKPNELIATFKEAKVTCLIAVPLLFEKFLAGVERKIARAPLPAKLLFTTMSGVTSIFKFLRRPFFSRIRKEMGLENLRLAVSGGAALSAKVARGLEMLGIPILQGYGLTEAAPVVSVNPPDRPKNETVGKPLPGIEVKISEPDEDGIGELMVKGPNVMLGYYNNKEATAEVLKDGWLYTGDLGYIDAEGYIHITGRKKSLIVTASGKNIIPEELEEKLLTSKWIKEVLVVPRIDACTKKEEVCALIFPDYELLEEYSITHNLNLQFNDIENLIREEIKKVNEDLPPYKRITKFEIREEEFPKTTTQKIKRHMFLERSIKV; via the coding sequence ATGAAAACCCTCGGTGAGATATTCGAACACTCGGTTAAAAATTATCCAGAAAAAATCGCCTTAAAGAAGGGCAATACAGTTTATACCTATGCCCAATTAAAAGACCGCGTCCTCGCACTCCAGCAGTATCTCCTCCATCTTGGTTTAAAACCTAAAGAGCGTTTTGCCATCTTAGGTGAAAACAGTCCGGAATGGGCAATCAGTTATCTGGGAATTTTGCGTGCGGGTCTTGTTTGTGTCCCTCTTGATGCCCTGCATTCCGAAGCGGAATTGCTCCATATCCTTCGTGAGAGTGAGGCAAAGGGTGTGTTGGTCTCGGAACTCCATAAATACAAAATCGTTGGGCTTAAAGGCGACCTCAAGAGGTTAAAATGGATCATAAGTATGGAAGAGATCAAGAAACTCCCCACCCCAACCGGGGAACATTCAATCAAGATCGAACCTGATGCCCTGGCGGTCTTAATCTTCACATCTGGAACCACTGGACTGGCAAAGGCAGTCATGCTCAGTCATAAGAATATCATCGCCAACCTCCAATCAATAGAAAAGGTCATCCCGGTTTATCCTACAGATACCTTTGTCTCAATAATCCCTATGCACCACACTTTTGAAGCCACCTGCGGATTCTTATATCCTCTATATCGGGGGGTATCCATTTATTATCCCCCGAGTCTAAAACCCAACGAGCTAATTGCCACTTTTAAAGAGGCAAAAGTTACATGTCTAATTGCAGTTCCCCTTTTGTTTGAAAAATTTCTTGCGGGTGTAGAACGTAAAATCGCCAGAGCTCCCCTGCCAGCTAAATTGTTATTCACCACTATGAGTGGTGTTACTTCTATTTTTAAATTCTTGCGCCGACCATTCTTCAGTCGGATACGCAAAGAGATGGGATTAGAAAATTTGCGGCTGGCAGTCTCTGGAGGAGCTGCTTTATCAGCAAAAGTTGCCCGGGGTCTGGAAATGTTAGGTATCCCAATTTTACAGGGCTACGGATTGACCGAAGCCGCGCCCGTGGTGTCAGTAAATCCTCCGGATCGCCCCAAAAACGAAACCGTGGGTAAACCCTTACCCGGAATTGAAGTAAAAATTTCTGAGCCGGATGAAGATGGTATAGGGGAATTAATGGTGAAAGGGCCTAATGTGATGCTCGGCTATTATAATAATAAAGAAGCGACTGCGGAAGTATTAAAGGATGGCTGGCTTTATACTGGGGATTTGGGTTATATCGATGCCGAAGGATACATTCATATCACAGGACGAAAGAAAAGTTTGATCGTGACCGCCTCCGGCAAAAATATAATTCCTGAAGAGTTAGAAGAAAAATTGCTGACGAGCAAATGGATAAAAGAGGTTCTGGTCGTTCCCCGAATCGATGCCTGCACCAAAAAAGAAGAAGTTTGCGCTTTAATCTTTCCCGATTACGAACTGCTTGAAGAATATAGCATTACCCACAACCTCAATTTACAATTTAATGATATTGAGAATTTAATTCGGGAAGAAATAAAAAAGGTCAATGAGGATTTGCCCCCTTATAAACGCATCACCAAGTTTGAAATCCGAGAAGAAGAATTTCCTAAGACCACGACACAAAAGATTAAAAGACATATGTTCCTTGAACGCAGCATCAAGGTTTAA